A single window of Gambusia affinis linkage group LG18, SWU_Gaff_1.0, whole genome shotgun sequence DNA harbors:
- the LOC122820760 gene encoding uncharacterized protein LOC122820760 isoform X2, translating into MKAALLVAALVLLEGGTPSYTLYPYVEQNNSSVHNHILEQKFNTTTVPQGTEKSNIGEKIPYNPKPCMKNPNNNAYENFVNKHVLQTVFDTSSPSAWKDYLQKYNLCDRPRQSFVDKGAENLFVNICNGFGKLLWNNLCTSTQTVWLHDLNVNTWDCSITYLESGNRYVTVACDIVDNRCLPVHFQSSQNNGPNNNAQECGAIN; encoded by the exons ATGAAAGCTGCTCTTCTGGTCGCTGCCCTTGTCCTGCTGGAGGGAGGGACGCCATCCTACACCCTTTATCCTTATGTGGAGCAGAACAACAGCTCTGTTCACAATCATATCCTGGAACAGAAATTTAACACGACCACAGTTCCTCAAGGGACAGA AAAGAGCAACATTGGAGAGAAAATACCCTACAATCCTAAACCTTGTATGAAGAATCCTAACAACAACGCCTACGAAAACTTTGTTAACAAACACGTTCTGCAGACGGTGTTTGACACTTCCTCACCTTCTGCATGGAAAGA ttaccTGCAAAAGTACAATCTCTGTGACAGACCTCGGCAGTCCTTTGTTGATAAAGGAGCTGAAAATCTTTTTGTGAACATCTGCAACGGCTTTGGGAAGCTTCTATGGAACAACTTGTGCACCAGCACCCAGACAGTTTGGCTGCATGATCTCAATGTCAATACATGGGATTGCAGCATTACTTATCTAGAGAGCGGAAATCGATATGTGACTGTTGCTTGTGACATAGTCGACAACCGCTGCCTTCCTGTTCACTTTCAAAGCAGCCAAAACAATGGGCCAAACAACAATGCTCAAGAATGCGGAGCCATAAATTAA
- the LOC122820760 gene encoding uncharacterized protein LOC122820760 isoform X1 → MLGSYPHFPQKVVSSFFAFSHFRKMKAALLVAALVLLEGGTPSYTLYPYVEQNNSSVHNHILEQKFNTTTVPQGTEKSNIGEKIPYNPKPCMKNPNNNAYENFVNKHVLQTVFDTSSPSAWKDYLQKYNLCDRPRQSFVDKGAENLFVNICNGFGKLLWNNLCTSTQTVWLHDLNVNTWDCSITYLESGNRYVTVACDIVDNRCLPVHFQSSQNNGPNNNAQECGAIN, encoded by the exons ATGTTAGGTTCTTATCCTCATTTTCCCCAAAAAGTTGTCAgtagtttttttgctttttctcattttagaaAGATGAAAGCTGCTCTTCTGGTCGCTGCCCTTGTCCTGCTGGAGGGAGGGACGCCATCCTACACCCTTTATCCTTATGTGGAGCAGAACAACAGCTCTGTTCACAATCATATCCTGGAACAGAAATTTAACACGACCACAGTTCCTCAAGGGACAGA AAAGAGCAACATTGGAGAGAAAATACCCTACAATCCTAAACCTTGTATGAAGAATCCTAACAACAACGCCTACGAAAACTTTGTTAACAAACACGTTCTGCAGACGGTGTTTGACACTTCCTCACCTTCTGCATGGAAAGA ttaccTGCAAAAGTACAATCTCTGTGACAGACCTCGGCAGTCCTTTGTTGATAAAGGAGCTGAAAATCTTTTTGTGAACATCTGCAACGGCTTTGGGAAGCTTCTATGGAACAACTTGTGCACCAGCACCCAGACAGTTTGGCTGCATGATCTCAATGTCAATACATGGGATTGCAGCATTACTTATCTAGAGAGCGGAAATCGATATGTGACTGTTGCTTGTGACATAGTCGACAACCGCTGCCTTCCTGTTCACTTTCAAAGCAGCCAAAACAATGGGCCAAACAACAATGCTCAAGAATGCGGAGCCATAAATTAA